The following proteins are encoded in a genomic region of Pseudodesulfovibrio mercurii:
- a CDS encoding CDP-alcohol phosphatidyltransferase family protein, which produces MPRDAIWTVPNILTIVRILLTPLFVVAYVGENFNLAWMLFAVAGLTDAFDGFLARVWDQRTQLGAVLDPLADKALLVTSFICLAAKGWIPFWFAVLVVSRDVIIVGGLAVLSFLGVDVKNRIRPIRISKFNTAAQIVLVVAVMIHRTFGLDYGFFLGALITVTALSTILSGIAYVRRGFALFSEQVEG; this is translated from the coding sequence GTGCCGCGTGACGCCATCTGGACCGTTCCCAACATCCTGACCATCGTCCGCATCCTGCTGACGCCGCTCTTCGTGGTGGCCTACGTGGGCGAGAACTTCAACCTGGCCTGGATGCTCTTCGCCGTGGCCGGGCTGACCGACGCCTTCGACGGCTTCCTGGCCAGGGTCTGGGACCAGCGCACCCAGCTCGGGGCCGTGCTCGACCCCCTGGCGGACAAGGCCCTGCTGGTCACCTCGTTCATCTGCCTGGCGGCCAAGGGCTGGATTCCCTTCTGGTTCGCCGTGCTCGTGGTCAGCCGCGACGTGATCATCGTCGGCGGCCTGGCCGTGCTCAGCTTCCTGGGCGTGGACGTCAAGAACCGCATCCGGCCCATCCGGATCAGCAAGTTCAACACCGCCGCCCAGATCGTCCTCGTGGTCGCGGTCATGATCCACCGCACCTTCGGGCTCGACTACGGCTTCTTCCTCGGGGCCCTGATCACCGTCACCGCACTGTCCACCATTCTTTCCGGCATCGCCTACGTCCGCCGAGGCTTCGCGCTCTTCTCCGAACAGGTCGAAGGGTAG
- a CDS encoding twin-arginine translocase TatA/TatE family subunit, whose protein sequence is MIGGFGVWELLIILVIVLVIFGAKKLPEIGGGIGKAISNFKKATSEPDEIDVTPKSSPSDDEKKDS, encoded by the coding sequence ATGATTGGCGGATTCGGCGTTTGGGAACTCTTGATCATCCTCGTGATTGTTTTGGTCATTTTCGGCGCGAAGAAACTGCCGGAAATCGGCGGCGGCATCGGCAAGGCCATCAGCAATTTCAAGAAGGCCACCAGCGAGCCTGACGAAATCGACGTGACCCCCAAATCCTCTCCCTCCGACGACGAGAAGAAGGACAGCTAG
- a CDS encoding HAD family hydrolase has product MAIANSLMNPRLVEGLKTIVFDNDGVLIDSYEANMVYYGTIRSELGLGPMTEAEKYYVHTRTHEEAVRHIVPADRLEQAFAIGRTMNQADLAPYFKRSDGIREFLWWLRAAGFQLAVNTSRGESMNLVLKLTDLEGFFHPVITSCVVSKPKPHPEGLYRIMEAHGVRPDEVAYIGDSVVDQRAAQAAGVRFWAYRDPALDAEVHVEDFWSIRAAMQRCYKGCAPAF; this is encoded by the coding sequence ATGGCGATCGCCAACTCCCTGATGAACCCCCGTCTGGTCGAGGGCCTCAAGACCATCGTCTTCGACAACGACGGGGTGCTGATCGATTCGTATGAGGCCAACATGGTCTATTACGGCACCATCCGCAGCGAACTGGGCCTGGGGCCCATGACCGAGGCGGAGAAATACTACGTGCACACCCGGACCCACGAAGAGGCCGTGCGCCACATCGTGCCCGCGGACAGGCTGGAACAGGCCTTCGCCATCGGCCGGACCATGAACCAGGCGGACCTGGCTCCGTACTTCAAGCGCTCTGACGGCATCCGCGAATTCCTGTGGTGGCTGCGCGCGGCCGGGTTCCAACTGGCCGTGAACACCAGCCGGGGCGAGTCCATGAACCTGGTCCTCAAGCTCACGGACCTGGAGGGCTTCTTCCACCCGGTGATCACCTCCTGCGTGGTCAGCAAGCCCAAGCCGCACCCCGAGGGGCTGTACCGGATCATGGAGGCGCACGGCGTGCGTCCGGACGAGGTGGCCTACATCGGGGATTCCGTGGTGGACCAGCGGGCGGCCCAGGCCGCGGGGGTGCGCTTCTGGGCCTATCGGGACCCGGCCCTGGACGCCGAGGTCCACGTGGAGGATTTCTGGTCCATCCGGGCGGCCATGCAGCGCTGCTACAAAGGGTGTGCTCCCGCGTTTTAG
- a CDS encoding YggT family protein, giving the protein MDLIVQAIATVLDIVLTAYFWVVIISALLSWVNPDPYNPIVRFLRGITEPVFYKIRTWIPFAVVGGFDLSPIVVLLAIKVCQIVVVGNLLRLAYSMGSGMSM; this is encoded by the coding sequence ATGGACTTGATTGTCCAAGCAATCGCTACCGTTCTCGACATCGTTCTCACCGCCTACTTTTGGGTCGTCATCATATCCGCTCTCCTCTCCTGGGTGAACCCGGACCCGTACAATCCCATCGTTCGTTTTCTGCGCGGCATCACGGAACCGGTCTTCTACAAGATCCGCACCTGGATTCCCTTTGCCGTGGTCGGCGGCTTCGACCTCTCGCCCATCGTGGTCCTGCTGGCCATCAAGGTCTGCCAGATAGTGGTCGTGGGAAACCTCCTGCGGCTGGCCTATTCCATGGGTTCCGGCATGTCCATGTAG